The DNA window gcggaaggaccccccgccggcgatgaccgggagcggcagaagctcctgcgcccggccgcacaagagtttgccgggcaccccggagcgagtgaaggatcccgttccaggggccccgaaaaactctggtgggggcccccgtggggctcggggcctggggcaaattgcccctcttgcccccccctctgggcggccctgagccttgccccccctctccttcctgtcatgggggtgggggagaggagggaaagttCGGCTCCCACTCTTGtcatggggctgcagggggaggggaagccctGGCCCCCCCTCCTGTGCTGGGGCGAGGGGAAGCCTTGGGGCTGGCCATCATGTAGTGCCAGTAATTGGTGCCATTTGTGTCTCCCCAGGGAACAAGGAGCGTGGCTGGAACGACCCCCCCCAGTTTTCCTATGGGCTGCAGATCCAGTGTGGAGGCCCGAAGCGCCCCCCCCTCACACGCAGGGtccctggcccagctgctggagccccccAAGGTTAGAATTGCCCCATATGTTGCCTTGCAGCCGGTGGGCCCATGCTGGGGGTGGCAGAGCCCACCAGGAATGCTGAGTTAAGCCCAGTCTCTGGCTCAAAGCCCCTTCAGAGGGCTCTCTGCGGAGGAGGATTTCCCCCTTCCATGCCCCCTAAGCACCTGTGAGGGGAATCAGTGATAGCCTGCCCCTCTCCTTTGAGGCCTCAGGCTAAGGCTCTTGGGTTGGTCACTGTCTCATGCTTTGCTGTAGCTCTTGTGGGACTTTCCTATCCAGGGTCATGCAGATGTTacgctgacagaccctggtcggcagtgggcaggattgaactggggacttcaggagcttagtgcatgagcttctacagcaggggcgggcaaactttttggccctagggccacatctgggtatggaaattgtatggcagaccacgaatgctcatgaaattggggttagGTTGTAGGAGActctggctgggtgtgtgggctGCAGACAGTGCTACTGATGTGGGTGGGTAATTCCTCTCCCTAGGAAGGGCTGCCTCAGTAGATCTCACTGCTTAAACCCAGCGGAAGGCCTGACCCCAGCCTGGGTGCTCATTacctcctttccctgctggctAACAGGCAGCCCCCTGGCTTTGCTGGGTGATTTCGCATTTGCAGGTGATTTCCCTGAGGTCAGTTCTGCTCATGTCCTCCCAGAGAGGGGACAGATTCACTTTGCACCCAGCACTGCTTTCCTCTGCCACCccaggaacagggatggggaaGCAGGCACTTTATGCTGCCCTGCCCTCCCTTCATCTGCAGAGAAGGGAGGTGCTGTGATGTGACCACCTGCTCCTCAGGagctgggctgagaccccagcccATATCATGCAGGGCACCGGAGCAGCTACCATGTGGGAATGCCTGCTAGTCCCTGCTGACCTGgccagatctcagctggggccctCAAGCTGGCAGGTCCATTCCCAGTGCTCTGAGGCACCCAGCCCCTAGGTACGGCCAGTAGTATAGACAGTGGAAGGGGCTCTTCAGAACTGGAGCTCTGGAGATGTCTGCACTGTAAGGAAAAACCCATGGCACTGAGTCTGAGcccgggtcaactgactcaggcttgtggtgTGAGAGGCTAACAGCAGCAGTGTTGACATTCCCGCTTCGGCTGGAGCCTCTGTGCTGTTATTAGCCCCACACTgacgggctctgagacttgctgctgtggggttttctttgcagtgtagctaACTAGGCTAGCTTGGCTTGTTGTGCCGGGCATGAGTCCAGTGCTCTGCTCTGAATGCTTTCCCCCTCAGAACACCAGAGCTTGGAGCACAGCCCCTTTGCTGAGCAGGTGGGACTTTGGGTGGGTTAGACTGGAATATTACAGTGGCTGTTGACTGCAGAACGTTTGTATTTTCAGCCCTGACTCCAGCGAATTCTGCTCCTCCAGCGGTGCCAGCAGCCTTAGCCTCAAAACCTGTGGGGCTGCCCCCTCTTGCTGTGGTCAGCCCTGCTCTGAGGCCCGACGCTGCAAAGCAGGTTGTGAGCCTGGCTGAGGAGGAGTGCGAGGTGAAGGTAGAAGATGTTCTAGCCCCTCTGAATgagactctgagcatgtgcagGAACACCGTGCAGGTGAGGATTGCTGCTACGCCCAGTGGCATTGCCAGTGACTCATCTTTCCATAAAAACAAtgaggcaccttaaagactaacagatttatttgggcataagctttcgtgggtaaaaaacccacttcttcagatgcatggagtgaaaattacagatacaggcataaatatatattggcacatgaagagaagggagttaccttacaagtggagaaccagtgttgaaggccagttcaaattgatgaggaggtgtcaataccaagagagggaaaattgcgcTGATGTCGAGCCCTGTACCCTGCTCTATCGGCTGCTGATCATCCCCCTCAGGGTGtgtgcagccagggaagggccCATTGAACGGGGGTGTTTGTTCTCTGTGGCATTACAGGGGCCCACCACAGCCAAGCCATTCCCAAATTGTCCCTCTGCACCCTGCCGCCTGAGAGGAGGATGTGAGGGCTCAGCTTGCTGGGTGCGGGTGGCTCTAACAGGTTCCTCTTCCCAGAGCTACCCCTCTTCCCTACCTTAGCgctagtggtggtggtggtgggggggtctggCTCCAGCCCTTATGATGGCAGCTCTTCACTAAGGCTCCTCTCTGGACTTCCAGAAACAGGTTTGTGATGACATCAGCAGACGCCTCGCTGTGTTTCGGGAGCTGTGGCTCCAGGGAAAGCTGTCTGCCcctgtgaggaagaggatgaataTCCTGGTGCAGGGTGAGCAGGGGCAAAGGGGCACCAGGGAGCTGTGACCCGATCTAGGGAAGGGGCCATCTTTGCATCTCCCAGGGGTTCTTCACTGTGGCCTGCATGCATTCCTTTCCTGGCTCCCCATCTCCTCTCAGCACTCAGGAGGTGCTGCTCCCATGTCCCTCACCTGTCACCGTGAGGCCCATTTCTGCCCTGTCATGTCCCCGTGTCCGACTGTCGTGCTCCCATCCCTGTAGTATCTAGGCACAACTCTTCTTCCAGCTGGAATCCCAGTGGGTCCAGCTGCTTTGGGGTGTGGATGGAGCTCATGCTCAGCTCAGAGCCTTTTTTACTCCCCACATCCACCAGAGAGGCTCGTGGGCCACTAACAGGGGTTGCTCTCTCCTTGTCTCCCAGAGGTCCAGCGGCAGCACTGGGATGTGGCCGATGAAATCCATCGCTCGCTCATGGTGGACCATGTCAATGAAGTCAGTCAGTGGATGGTGGGAATCAAACGGTTAATTGCTGAAGCAAGGAACTTGCCTCCTGGAGACTTGGTTGTAAATgatgagcagggagctggagctcAGCCAGCCGAAGAGGCCCTGTGAGCCAGGTGGTGGAGCTCTTGGCCACTGGGATTATTTCTCATTGCTGTAGTGGGAAAATAGCAAGACTCCTCCATCCCCGAAGAATTTCTGGCTTCTCCCATGTCTCACTGTACTGCCTCTGAGTGTCCAATTCAGGATCCGCTCTGCACCAAGGAGAGGCTTTCTTACCACCAATAGATCTCGGGGCAACTTGCTGCATATGATACTGAATAAAAATTATTGATCTTTCAGTGTCCCAAGCCTCTGTGCGAGCCCAGCACTAGCCCTCATCTGGAATCTGCTGTGAGCAGGCTCCAGGGGAGAGAGCTGCAGCTGGTGTGGACATGTGGCAGTCAGTGCTATTCTTTCCCAGGCCTGTCAGGCGTGGGGATGATGGAGGCCTGGGCTGTAATGACAGATCAGTCAGATGCTGGGCCTGGAGATCAGCGCTCAGCCCTTCCCATGCCCAGAAGGGAAGCTGCAGATAGAGCTGGGTGATGTTTTTTGGTCCAGGATTGTTtgataaaaaaaatgcaatttttgtcAACCCAAACAAAACAGCTGGCGGAGATAGATTCTCTCCCGCAGCCCAATAGTTAGGGcatcagctgggatgtgggagactcaggttcaaatccctgctctggaaaAGACCTCAAATGGCCTTCAATTCACAGCAAATTTTGAAGCGTCAGTATTGGTTCAACCCAAACGCAGTGTTTTCGAACCAGGGGTGCACGGACACGTCTGTTACTCGCCCAGCCCTGGTTGCAGTACACATCCCCTGGCACCAGTCACCTCAGTGCCCAGGGGAGGTGTGGGAAGGTTGGGGCAGACCTGGCCCTGTTTCccctttagaacataagaacagccatactgggtccaccaatgtccagtatcctgtcttccgccagtggccaatgccaggtgcttcagggagaatgaacagaacagggcagctaccaagtgatccatcccctgttgtccactcccaggaTCTGGCAGACAGAGGTCTAGGGACTCTCACacaggggttgcatccctgaccatcctggctaatagccattgatggccctatcctccaggaatttagcagattctttt is part of the Mauremys mutica isolate MM-2020 ecotype Southern chromosome 8, ASM2049712v1, whole genome shotgun sequence genome and encodes:
- the SRA1 gene encoding steroid receptor RNA activator 1, which encodes MLGCDVAMAELYVKPGNKERGWNDPPQFSYGLQIQCGGPKRPPLTRRVPGPAAGAPQALTPANSAPPAVPAALASKPVGLPPLAVVSPALRPDAAKQVVSLAEEECEVKVEDVLAPLNETLSMCRNTVQKQVCDDISRRLAVFRELWLQGKLSAPVRKRMNILVQEVQRQHWDVADEIHRSLMVDHVNEVSQWMVGIKRLIAEARNLPPGDLVVNDEQGAGAQPAEEAL